From the Halodesulfovibrio sp. genome, one window contains:
- the proV gene encoding glycine betaine/L-proline ABC transporter ATP-binding protein ProV codes for MSSQKVMLEVNNLTKIFGSNPKRALPLLEEKMSKEDILQKTGLTVGVHDASFTVYEGEIFVIMGLSGSGKSTLVRMLNRLIEPNAGSVSMHGKDIMKMTHDELVQFRLHNMSMVFQSFALMPHLTVLENTAFGLELAKVPKEERKKRSLQALEQVGLSGWENAYPKQLSGGMQQRVGLARGLAVDPEIMLMDEAFSALDPLIRTEMQDELLMLQEKYRRTIIFISHDLNEALRIGDRIGIMEGGKLIQVGTPEDVLQNPANDYVRAFFKGVNPANVLSAKDIASGSHPTIIISKSGNLRTSHEILSSSERDYAFVLDPQHKLQGVVSADSIQNKLKEKNPDNTLRDAFLPHIHTVNEDDTMQEILPIVAQGSCPVPVVDSDNRFKGVVSKTRFLDTLHRNGDSFENTVAHSM; via the coding sequence ATGTCATCCCAGAAGGTGATGCTTGAAGTTAACAATCTTACTAAAATCTTCGGCTCTAATCCCAAACGAGCCTTACCGTTACTGGAAGAAAAAATGTCTAAAGAGGACATTCTCCAGAAAACCGGTCTCACCGTAGGCGTGCACGATGCATCGTTTACAGTCTATGAAGGGGAAATATTTGTCATCATGGGACTTTCAGGGTCCGGCAAATCAACCCTTGTGCGCATGTTAAACCGGCTGATTGAACCAAACGCCGGCAGCGTCTCAATGCATGGAAAAGACATCATGAAAATGACGCACGACGAACTGGTTCAATTCCGGCTCCACAACATGAGCATGGTATTCCAATCCTTCGCTCTCATGCCCCATCTTACCGTTCTGGAAAACACAGCCTTCGGATTGGAACTGGCAAAAGTGCCAAAAGAAGAACGGAAAAAACGCAGCCTCCAAGCATTAGAACAAGTTGGCTTGTCAGGCTGGGAAAATGCTTATCCAAAGCAACTTAGTGGTGGAATGCAACAACGTGTAGGTCTCGCAAGAGGTTTAGCTGTTGACCCGGAAATAATGCTCATGGATGAAGCATTTTCTGCTCTAGATCCACTTATCCGCACAGAAATGCAGGATGAGCTGTTGATGCTCCAAGAAAAATACCGCCGTACCATTATCTTCATATCCCATGATCTGAATGAAGCGCTCAGAATTGGGGACCGAATCGGCATCATGGAAGGTGGCAAACTTATACAAGTAGGCACACCTGAAGATGTACTGCAAAACCCAGCTAACGATTATGTGCGAGCCTTTTTCAAGGGTGTTAACCCTGCCAATGTGCTTAGCGCCAAAGATATAGCCTCCGGTAGTCATCCTACAATCATAATCAGCAAGAGCGGAAACCTGCGTACATCGCATGAAATTCTCAGCTCCAGTGAACGTGACTATGCGTTCGTGCTTGACCCGCAGCACAAGTTGCAGGGGGTTGTTTCAGCTGACTCAATTCAGAACAAGCTTAAAGAAAAAAATCCTGATAATACTCTTCGTGATGCGTTTTTACCACATATTCACACAGTCAACGAAGATGATACGATGCAGGAAATTCTCCCAATCGTAGCACAAGGTTCTTGCCCTGTGCCTGTTGTAGATTCAGATAACCGTTTCAAAGGTGTTGTCTCGAAAACTCGTTTTCTTGATACACTTCACCGCAACGGCGACTCATTCGAAAATACAGTAGCACACAGCATGTAG
- a CDS encoding proline/glycine betaine ABC transporter permease, protein MFDEQVIPLDVWISDSIEWLVNNHRELFLKLKWPVEQTLTAIDHGLNALHPLIIIAAVVLLSWRLAGKRISFFSGCSLVFIGLLGLWENTMTTLAMVLSSVIFCVLAGVPLGICAGRNNRFDQVIRPMLDAMQTTPSFVYLVPIVMLFSIGNAAGVLATIIFALPPIIRLTSLGIRQVPRELVEAAEAFGATNFQVLLKVQIPLALPTILAGLNQTIMMALSMVVVAALIGAGGLGSPVVVGLNSLDIGLAAIGGIGIVLMAVMLDRITQAAAQKRV, encoded by the coding sequence ATGTTTGACGAACAAGTAATACCTTTGGATGTGTGGATTTCTGACTCCATTGAATGGCTGGTAAACAATCACAGGGAGCTTTTTCTCAAGCTCAAATGGCCTGTTGAACAAACGCTTACTGCGATTGACCATGGTCTAAATGCGCTGCATCCACTTATAATAATCGCTGCTGTCGTACTACTTTCATGGCGTCTTGCAGGCAAAAGAATATCGTTTTTTTCAGGTTGCTCTCTAGTCTTTATAGGACTGCTTGGGTTGTGGGAAAACACCATGACCACATTAGCAATGGTTCTGTCATCGGTTATATTCTGCGTTCTTGCCGGAGTTCCCCTCGGTATCTGTGCAGGAAGAAATAACCGTTTCGATCAGGTGATACGCCCGATGCTGGACGCCATGCAGACCACACCATCGTTTGTATATTTAGTCCCGATTGTAATGCTATTTTCTATCGGTAACGCCGCGGGTGTGCTTGCAACTATCATATTTGCTCTTCCGCCAATTATTCGCCTCACCTCTTTGGGTATCAGACAGGTACCGCGTGAGCTAGTTGAAGCAGCTGAAGCCTTTGGTGCAACAAACTTTCAGGTGTTACTCAAGGTGCAAATACCTCTGGCACTGCCTACCATTCTAGCAGGACTCAACCAAACCATTATGATGGCGTTATCCATGGTTGTGGTAGCTGCGCTTATCGGTGCTGGCGGTCTTGGTTCACCTGTCGTCGTCGGGCTTAACTCTCTCGATATAGGACTCGCCGCCATTGGTGGCATAGGTATTGTCCTTATGGCTGTAATGCTTGACCGCATCACACAAGCCGCTGCTCAAAAACGAGTGTAA
- the proX gene encoding glycine betaine/L-proline ABC transporter substrate-binding protein ProX, whose amino-acid sequence MIKKIVLALLIVSLAIPAFAYNELPGKGVTVKPARGPWSTGYFHALIIEKGLQELGYKVQRTKELPVALFFKTVNMGDIDYWPNTWLPNQGDYLKKSKHASAIGYVLRKQALQGYAVDKKHAESLNITSLEDFKRPEVQKAFDKDGDGKADLTGAPHGWKAVKTINQHIKEYGLSKHVKQISASYEAAMAANIAAYKSGEPIFYYTWTPCWTTYKLIPGQDVVWLNVPFNISQTESKDDVKLMHLEDVQGAVTNPIDMGFSVADIRIVGNNEFLAKNPAAKKFFELFTIDLADLSAQYTKMMEGEKSRKDINRHADEWIKNNQKAWDSWLDQARHAAN is encoded by the coding sequence ATGATTAAAAAAATAGTACTCGCATTATTGATTGTGTCTCTGGCAATTCCTGCTTTTGCATATAACGAATTACCGGGGAAAGGCGTTACGGTAAAACCGGCGCGCGGTCCGTGGAGTACAGGATATTTCCACGCATTAATTATTGAAAAAGGCTTGCAAGAGCTGGGATACAAAGTCCAAAGAACTAAAGAATTGCCTGTGGCACTGTTTTTTAAAACAGTTAACATGGGTGACATCGACTACTGGCCAAATACTTGGCTGCCAAATCAAGGTGACTATCTCAAAAAAAGCAAGCATGCGTCAGCTATCGGCTATGTATTAAGAAAACAAGCTCTCCAAGGGTACGCCGTTGATAAAAAACATGCAGAAAGCCTGAATATTACTTCTCTCGAGGATTTTAAACGCCCTGAAGTGCAGAAGGCTTTTGACAAAGATGGTGACGGCAAAGCAGACCTGACTGGTGCTCCACATGGGTGGAAAGCAGTTAAAACCATCAATCAGCACATCAAAGAATATGGTCTCAGCAAGCATGTTAAGCAGATAAGTGCCTCCTATGAAGCTGCAATGGCTGCAAACATCGCTGCTTATAAAAGCGGCGAGCCAATCTTCTACTACACATGGACTCCATGCTGGACAACGTACAAGCTTATTCCGGGACAAGACGTTGTATGGCTCAATGTGCCGTTTAATATCTCCCAGACTGAATCTAAAGACGACGTTAAGCTCATGCATCTTGAAGATGTCCAAGGCGCTGTGACAAACCCTATCGATATGGGATTCAGCGTTGCGGACATTCGTATTGTCGGCAACAACGAGTTTCTTGCCAAAAACCCAGCAGCTAAAAAGTTCTTTGAACTGTTTACAATCGACTTAGCTGACCTGAGTGCACAGTACACCAAGATGATGGAAGGGGAAAAATCTCGAAAAGATATTAACCGCCACGCTGATGAATGGATTAAGAATAATCAAAAAGCGTGGGATAGCTGGCTTGACCAAGCGCGTCATGCAGCAAACTAA
- a CDS encoding aromatic amino acid transport family protein: MKSQSLDAVCVVAGTTIGAGMLGLPMAIGFLGFKVSMVLLLVMWALAFYTSLLLLEVNLQVGTGLNVNMMVKKVLGRWGQIIAVVCLGFLLYAVLVAYVTAMGGIIASALGVNGDAFSTGACSVGFTVVMAVIMFCGTNAIIRFNSLFFLSMLGAMAIAFATLSTTVDVNVLVNVAPDYSYLIGAVPVLFASFSFHFCIPSITSVVGTDTRQLVRIMFWGTLLPLLCYMVWLFLSLGSVPMDQIVNMSGSVDALIKSMCNGSVVIQTILSIFAAFALITSFFGVALSLFDLMAETLRRTNSAKDRIGTTLIVFVPVLVAALLAPGGFIAALAHAGAALAVICILLPCAMSYKLRSEAKAAAKKLAYMTPGGNMGIATAAVCGVVILVANYV; this comes from the coding sequence ATGAAGTCGCAATCTCTGGACGCAGTATGTGTTGTTGCCGGTACTACCATTGGTGCCGGAATGCTCGGCTTGCCGATGGCAATCGGTTTTTTGGGCTTTAAGGTCAGCATGGTACTGCTTCTAGTTATGTGGGCTTTGGCCTTCTACACATCTCTTCTGCTGCTCGAAGTTAATCTGCAAGTTGGAACTGGCTTGAACGTGAATATGATGGTTAAAAAAGTTCTTGGACGCTGGGGACAGATTATTGCTGTTGTCTGCCTTGGCTTCCTTCTTTACGCTGTTCTTGTTGCGTATGTGACTGCAATGGGTGGCATTATTGCCTCAGCCTTGGGCGTCAATGGTGATGCTTTCAGCACGGGGGCATGCTCGGTTGGATTTACCGTTGTCATGGCAGTAATCATGTTCTGCGGAACTAACGCAATTATCCGCTTTAATAGTCTGTTTTTCCTGAGCATGCTTGGCGCAATGGCAATTGCATTTGCTACGTTGAGCACAACAGTTGATGTGAACGTGCTGGTTAACGTTGCTCCAGACTATAGTTATCTGATTGGTGCTGTTCCTGTTTTATTTGCTTCTTTTTCTTTCCATTTCTGTATTCCAAGTATCACGAGTGTGGTAGGAACAGATACCAGACAGCTCGTTCGTATTATGTTCTGGGGCACATTACTTCCGCTTCTTTGCTACATGGTCTGGTTGTTCCTTTCTCTTGGTAGCGTGCCTATGGATCAGATTGTTAACATGAGCGGCAGCGTAGATGCGTTAATTAAGTCCATGTGTAATGGTTCTGTTGTGATCCAGACTATTTTGTCTATTTTCGCAGCGTTTGCACTTATCACTTCCTTTTTCGGGGTGGCGTTATCTCTCTTTGACTTAATGGCAGAAACATTGCGCCGTACAAATTCTGCAAAAGATCGCATTGGTACTACACTCATCGTGTTTGTCCCAGTGCTTGTTGCAGCATTGCTGGCTCCGGGTGGCTTTATTGCAGCTCTTGCTCATGCAGGTGCAGCTCTTGCCGTTATTTGCATTTTGCTTCCATGTGCTATGAGCTACAAACTTCGTTCTGAAGCAAAGGCAGCAGCAAAAAAACTTGCCTACATGACTCCTGGTGGCAACATGGGGATTGCAACTGCTGCGGTGTGCGGCGTTGTAATTCTTGTTGCAAACTATGTATAA
- a CDS encoding SulP family inorganic anion transporter: protein MRSHALFSRKTFRPALLKTLTSGYNLSQFAKDVVSGSTVGIVALPLAMAFAIASGCTPERGLFTAIIAGFIISAIGGSRFQIGGPTGAFVVIVAGIIARHGYAGLAVATSMAGVILLIMGVCGLGKLLKFIPYPVTTGFTTGIALLIFTTQIKDLLGLDLAAIPASFIPKITTLAQATPTAHIDACIVAATTLATIFLTRKLFPRFPSHIAGIITASAIATFCGLDVATIGTRFGGIPAELPSFALPADLTSLAVTMIPDAITIALLAAIESLLSAVVADGMTSERHHSSTELLAQGIANIASSCFGGIPATGAIARTATNIRAGAFSPVSGMIHAIVLALFIKFFAPVASAIPLASLAGVLTYVAWDMSELPKFMHILRAPKSDAAVMVSTFLLTVLVDLTVGVQFGVVLAALLLIGRISDATRFQNWEQTKPASNTHEPSWNGEVEVYEINGPFFFGCADRFSQTFSLMRKPPRVIIFRMRHVHTIDATALHALELVLLQMKQLNVHILFSGVDPSIRQQMIRFGLLTHIAEEDILHSFGTAWTKAQNLTSPSTVSATTAPAAA, encoded by the coding sequence GTGCGTTCACACGCTTTATTCAGCAGGAAAACATTTCGCCCTGCCCTACTCAAAACTCTCACTTCCGGTTATAATCTTTCACAATTTGCCAAAGATGTAGTTTCCGGCTCGACAGTCGGCATTGTAGCGCTGCCACTGGCTATGGCATTCGCCATTGCAAGTGGCTGCACGCCTGAAAGAGGGTTATTTACCGCCATTATTGCTGGTTTTATCATTTCTGCAATTGGTGGCTCACGTTTTCAAATCGGAGGTCCTACTGGGGCATTCGTGGTTATTGTTGCAGGCATCATTGCCCGACACGGTTATGCAGGACTCGCTGTAGCTACCAGCATGGCTGGTGTCATCTTGCTCATCATGGGCGTATGTGGTCTTGGTAAGCTGCTCAAATTTATTCCATACCCAGTGACTACCGGATTTACTACAGGCATAGCCCTACTCATTTTCACAACACAAATTAAAGATCTTTTAGGACTTGACCTTGCTGCAATTCCCGCATCGTTTATTCCTAAAATTACCACACTAGCTCAGGCAACGCCGACCGCACATATTGATGCGTGTATTGTTGCTGCAACCACGCTTGCGACCATTTTTCTCACACGTAAACTATTTCCCCGCTTTCCATCGCATATTGCGGGAATCATAACCGCTTCTGCCATTGCAACATTTTGCGGGCTTGATGTTGCTACAATCGGCACACGATTCGGAGGTATTCCAGCAGAGCTACCATCTTTTGCGCTTCCTGCCGACCTTACGAGCCTTGCAGTAACTATGATTCCTGACGCCATCACAATTGCGCTGCTGGCTGCAATCGAGTCTCTGCTAAGCGCAGTCGTTGCGGACGGTATGACAAGTGAACGCCATCATTCTTCAACCGAGCTTCTTGCACAGGGCATTGCAAACATTGCCTCATCATGTTTCGGGGGTATCCCTGCTACGGGCGCTATCGCTCGTACAGCTACCAACATTCGCGCTGGTGCTTTTTCTCCGGTATCCGGCATGATCCACGCAATTGTTCTCGCTTTGTTCATCAAATTCTTCGCCCCAGTAGCATCTGCCATTCCTCTCGCCAGCCTTGCAGGGGTGCTCACCTATGTAGCTTGGGACATGAGTGAACTCCCTAAGTTTATGCACATTCTTCGTGCGCCAAAATCTGATGCGGCTGTCATGGTCTCAACCTTCCTGCTTACCGTTCTTGTTGACCTGACGGTTGGCGTTCAATTCGGAGTTGTCCTTGCTGCTCTCTTGCTTATCGGGCGAATCAGCGACGCAACCCGTTTTCAAAACTGGGAACAGACAAAACCTGCTTCAAACACACATGAGCCTTCATGGAATGGTGAAGTTGAAGTTTATGAGATCAACGGGCCTTTCTTCTTTGGATGCGCTGACCGGTTCTCACAGACTTTTTCACTCATGAGAAAGCCGCCTCGTGTCATTATATTCAGAATGCGTCATGTCCATACGATTGATGCAACTGCACTGCACGCACTGGAACTTGTCCTGCTGCAAATGAAACAGCTTAATGTGCATATACTCTTTTCCGGTGTTGATCCGTCAATCCGGCAGCAAATGATCCGTTTCGGTCTGCTTACCCACATAGCAGAAGAGGACATACTGCACTCCTTCGGTACTGCGTGGACAAAAGCGCAAAACCTCACCTCCCCATCTACTGTCTCTGCTACAACTGCACCAGCAGCAGCTTAA
- a CDS encoding ABC transporter permease, whose protein sequence is MTTNTAPSFTVQTDTEATTISLSGAWTTLRLDTVERSFMDSIKSASHSIVLDISKLSSFDTNGAWVIEQYKRKAASKNKLCTILHANEKDQILLKAVTGRPETEKKQKRDPFYITLLCDIGETVVTELKTTLNIIGFLGEIMLALLRSCYKPHRFRTTALFYHLEHVGLRGIPIIALLSFLIGMVLAYMGAQQLQKFGAQVFVIQLVQVSVLRELGILLTAIVIAGRSGSAFTAQIGAMIANEEIYAMRTTGLDPVDTLVIPRVLALLIMLPILGLIADIMGLLGGALMVWQSLDIGLHGFIIRLHETLNIWNFYVGIVKAPFFAIVIATVGCFQGLQVSGSAESVGRLTTTSVIESIFAVIVIDAGFAIFFAAIGL, encoded by the coding sequence ATGACGACCAATACAGCACCTTCTTTTACAGTCCAAACTGATACAGAAGCGACGACCATTTCACTTTCTGGAGCATGGACTACACTACGTTTGGATACCGTAGAGCGCTCTTTTATGGATTCTATTAAGAGTGCATCGCACTCTATTGTACTTGATATTAGCAAATTATCATCGTTTGACACAAATGGTGCGTGGGTTATCGAACAGTATAAACGCAAGGCTGCGTCGAAAAATAAACTCTGCACAATTCTCCACGCAAACGAAAAAGATCAAATACTGTTAAAAGCAGTCACAGGCAGACCGGAAACAGAAAAAAAACAGAAGCGCGACCCTTTTTATATAACCTTACTTTGTGACATAGGCGAAACAGTAGTAACGGAACTAAAAACCACCTTGAATATCATAGGATTTCTCGGTGAAATTATGCTGGCGCTTTTACGCTCCTGCTATAAACCGCATCGATTCAGAACAACTGCTCTCTTTTATCATCTTGAACACGTCGGATTACGCGGCATCCCTATTATTGCCCTGCTCTCTTTTCTTATAGGTATGGTGCTCGCCTACATGGGAGCACAGCAGCTGCAAAAATTTGGCGCGCAAGTTTTCGTTATTCAGCTCGTACAGGTTTCCGTGCTTCGTGAATTGGGTATTTTGCTCACTGCAATTGTTATTGCCGGACGTTCCGGCTCTGCATTTACAGCGCAAATAGGGGCTATGATTGCTAACGAAGAAATCTATGCCATGCGGACAACCGGTCTTGATCCTGTCGACACACTGGTAATTCCCCGCGTGCTCGCTCTACTAATTATGCTCCCTATTCTCGGACTTATTGCAGACATCATGGGCTTACTGGGTGGAGCACTGATGGTCTGGCAATCACTGGACATCGGACTGCACGGATTCATCATCCGCCTTCATGAAACACTGAATATCTGGAACTTCTATGTGGGAATAGTTAAAGCCCCATTCTTTGCCATTGTTATCGCTACAGTTGGCTGTTTTCAGGGACTACAGGTTTCCGGTAGTGCCGAATCAGTAGGACGACTCACAACAACATCAGTTATTGAATCCATTTTTGCCGTAATCGTTATTGATGCCGGATTCGCAATTTTCTTCGCAGCAATAGGACTGTAA
- a CDS encoding ATP-binding cassette domain-containing protein — protein MTDTILSLRNVKTQYGKKVIHEDVNLDVRRGEIIGIIGGSGSGKTVLLRTILGLNRHTFGKIEIFGKEYHTLSTKEKHKIEQRWGVLFQDGALYSSLTVMENIDVALKEYTKLSTTTRNEIALLKIFLAGLPLDSAELMPSELSGGMRKRASLARALAMDPEILFLDEPTAGLDPITASGFDELLKTLQHALGFTVFLVTHDLDTLYTICDRVAVLAEKRIYAIGTIDELVQNPYPWIQEYFNGPRGRSAKMKPCGEK, from the coding sequence ATGACTGATACGATTCTTTCACTGCGCAATGTAAAAACACAATATGGAAAAAAGGTTATCCATGAAGATGTTAACCTTGATGTACGGCGTGGGGAAATAATAGGCATCATCGGTGGGTCAGGCTCTGGAAAGACTGTATTGCTGCGAACAATTCTCGGATTAAACCGACACACGTTTGGGAAAATAGAAATTTTTGGCAAGGAATACCACACACTCAGCACCAAAGAAAAACATAAGATTGAGCAACGCTGGGGAGTGCTTTTTCAAGATGGAGCTTTGTATTCTTCATTGACGGTCATGGAAAACATTGATGTTGCGCTTAAAGAATATACAAAGCTAAGCACCACCACACGTAATGAAATTGCACTTCTCAAAATATTTTTAGCAGGACTGCCGCTTGATTCAGCAGAGCTTATGCCATCAGAGCTTTCGGGCGGTATGCGCAAAAGAGCGAGCCTTGCCAGAGCACTGGCAATGGACCCTGAAATACTCTTTCTTGACGAACCGACAGCAGGTCTGGACCCCATAACTGCGAGCGGGTTCGACGAGCTACTGAAAACACTCCAACACGCGCTCGGGTTCACAGTTTTTTTAGTCACTCATGATCTGGACACACTCTATACCATTTGTGATCGGGTGGCTGTACTGGCGGAAAAACGTATTTATGCCATCGGTACAATTGATGAGCTTGTACAAAATCCATATCCGTGGATTCAGGAATACTTCAACGGCCCACGTGGAAGAAGCGCAAAAATGAAGCCTTGCGGGGAGAAATAG
- a CDS encoding MlaD family protein — METKAHYIIVGAFIIAAVCFGFGFILWGANTSSDTDDLPYDIVFFNSVNGLSISNPVLLNGVRVGKVTNILLSQDKPEEIRVRILVRRNTPIRDDSKAKLVPIGITGQSAVFISGGTATSPMLKPLFKGNIPVIKTVPSPINELINALPEMLNTGKKLLADLRKIVDPENREHIKKFLSNVVSFSDMLVKSEANIEQALTNIKNAADQTRQAMTQTEKTSKAVDVYVAKQLGPATEKVGELVKRIDKIVKNMEPGLTRFSKTGLNDITSLVNESKALVKTLESIAQKLNNNPKQFLLGKTVPEFQTP; from the coding sequence ATGGAAACAAAAGCACACTATATTATTGTAGGAGCCTTCATCATAGCGGCTGTATGCTTCGGGTTCGGCTTCATCCTCTGGGGAGCCAATACAAGCTCGGACACTGATGATCTGCCGTACGACATCGTCTTTTTCAACAGCGTAAACGGGCTTTCCATCTCAAACCCCGTACTTCTCAACGGAGTGCGAGTCGGTAAGGTAACAAACATACTCCTCAGTCAGGATAAGCCGGAAGAAATCCGCGTCCGCATTCTTGTGCGGCGCAACACACCGATACGAGATGATTCTAAAGCCAAACTTGTTCCCATCGGCATAACAGGACAGTCTGCTGTTTTCATATCAGGCGGCACAGCCACAAGTCCCATGCTCAAACCGTTATTTAAAGGCAATATTCCCGTTATCAAAACAGTACCTTCACCAATCAACGAGCTTATTAATGCCCTGCCGGAAATGCTGAATACAGGCAAAAAACTTCTTGCTGACCTGCGCAAGATTGTTGATCCGGAAAATCGGGAGCACATCAAGAAATTCCTTAGCAACGTTGTTTCCTTTTCCGACATGCTTGTAAAAAGTGAAGCGAATATTGAACAAGCTCTCACAAATATTAAAAATGCAGCAGATCAAACAAGACAGGCAATGACGCAGACTGAAAAGACCTCCAAAGCTGTGGACGTATATGTCGCCAAGCAGTTGGGACCGGCAACGGAAAAAGTTGGTGAGCTTGTAAAACGAATCGACAAGATCGTGAAGAATATGGAGCCGGGACTTACACGATTTAGCAAAACCGGACTCAACGACATTACATCGCTCGTTAACGAGAGCAAAGCTCTTGTCAAAACATTAGAAAGCATTGCCCAAAAACTTAATAATAACCCGAAACAATTCTTACTGGGAAAAACAGTACCGGAATTTCAAACGCCATAG
- a CDS encoding ABC-type transport auxiliary lipoprotein family protein: MRKIIVSLIIMPLLLMTCSGCAFDVGLNPPPPSSRYMLAVATDTPETATVHCTPTVSIERPQANAFLNSTGIALIQQDQKVLYYSKGEWATSLPEMLQNAAIRSLNSTQQVRAVTTSQAAIPSNYNLVWNIEDFYARYTGKDLPPRICITLNCWLIDIETSTPVATTVFSAQRSAPDTGLEPIVHTFNASVAKILAQMNAWVVSHIQNHQIMKMRKEQAEATTDN, translated from the coding sequence ATGCGTAAAATTATCGTTAGCTTAATTATTATGCCGTTGCTGCTCATGACTTGTTCAGGATGCGCTTTTGATGTTGGGTTAAACCCTCCGCCTCCTTCATCACGGTACATGTTAGCTGTGGCAACGGACACGCCAGAAACAGCCACTGTACATTGTACCCCAACAGTGTCCATTGAACGCCCGCAAGCAAATGCATTTTTGAATTCAACTGGCATTGCCCTCATCCAGCAAGATCAAAAAGTGCTGTACTACTCAAAAGGGGAATGGGCGACTTCGTTACCGGAAATGCTACAAAACGCAGCCATCCGGTCACTGAATTCAACGCAGCAAGTACGCGCTGTTACCACATCACAGGCGGCTATCCCTTCAAACTACAACCTTGTTTGGAACATTGAAGATTTCTATGCTCGGTACACGGGTAAAGATTTACCACCCCGCATTTGTATCACATTAAATTGCTGGTTGATTGACATAGAAACAAGCACCCCTGTTGCCACAACGGTATTTTCAGCACAACGTTCCGCCCCTGATACTGGGCTTGAACCTATTGTGCACACCTTTAATGCCTCAGTTGCAAAAATTCTGGCTCAGATGAATGCATGGGTAGTATCACACATACAAAATCA